A stretch of DNA from Streptomyces rubradiris:
CCGTGTTCCAGGACTACGTGCCCTACGACCTCACGGCCGCTGAGAACATCGCCATCGGTGACGTCGAGGCGCTCACGGCACCGGGCAGGATCCGGGAAGCGGCGCACAGGGCGGGGGTGCACGACATGCTGACCCGACTCCCTTACGGTTACGACACCATGCTGAGCCGGACGTACGCGCAGGAGGCCCAGCACGACGACGAGACGGGGACGACGCTGTCCGGGGGCCAATGGCAACGCCTGGCTCTGGCCCGGGCCTTCGTCCGCGACGAGCCCGACCTGCTCATCCTCGACGAGCCGAGCTCCGGCCTCGACGCCGAGGCCGAACACGACGTCCATCTGCGCCTGCGCCACCATCGGGCCCACCGCACCAGCCTGTTGATCTCCCACCGGCTCGGCGCGGTGCGCGACGCCGACCGGATCGTCGTCCTGGCTGACGGCCGGATCGCCGAGGAGGGCACCCACGACGCGCTCCTCCTGGGCGGAGGAACGTACGCCAAGCTGTTCACCTTGCAGGCGAGCGGCTACCAGGAGGAGGGATAGCCCGCCGATCCCCTGCGCAACCGCGTCCAGACCCGGCTGCGCCAGTACGGGCGAACGTGTTCGACACGAACTTGTTCGCGACGAACACGTTCGTTACGCTGGTCCCATGACCGCTGCCCCCCGCTCCCGCCGGGAGCGTCCCGCCAAGCCCGCCCTGACCCGGGAGGGCATCGTCGCCGCCGCCGTCGCGATCCTGCGCGCCGAAGGACTGCGCAAGGTGACGATGCGCCGGCTGGCGCAGGAACTCGACACCGGCCCCGCCTCGCTCTACGTGTACGTCCGCAACACCGACGAGCTGCACGCGGCCGTTCTGGACGAGCTGCTCGGCACGGTCGGCCCGGCGCCGGCCGAGGGCGGCTGGCGGGAACGGCTGGAGCGGGTGCTCACCCGCTACACCGCGATGCTCCTCGAACACCCCTCCCTGGCCCGGTCGGCACTGACCGCGCGGCCGAGCGGCCCGCACTATCTGCGCCTGATCGAGACCCTGCTCGGCCTGCTGCGGGAGGGCGGGGTCCCCCGGGCCCAGGCCGCCTGGGGCGTGGACCTGCTGCTCCAGCACGCCACCGCGACCGCCGCCGAGCACGCCGGGGAGGAGTCCCCGGC
This window harbors:
- a CDS encoding TetR/AcrR family transcriptional regulator: MTAAPRSRRERPAKPALTREGIVAAAVAILRAEGLRKVTMRRLAQELDTGPASLYVYVRNTDELHAAVLDELLGTVGPAPAEGGWRERLERVLTRYTAMLLEHPSLARSALTARPSGPHYLRLIETLLGLLREGGVPRAQAAWGVDLLLQHATATAAEHAGEESPAAWEAAARALREAPAATHPHIAADAGALLSGTPEARLSWAFQTLITGIERTAVPTEGQETP